A stretch of Chionomys nivalis chromosome 2, mChiNiv1.1, whole genome shotgun sequence DNA encodes these proteins:
- the Calhm6 gene encoding calcium homeostasis modulator protein 6: MEKFKAVLELLQSKHRSALGYGLVTLLTVGGEKIFSQVVFQCPCNATWNLPYGLVFLLVPALALFLMGYALNTSTWRLLTGLCSWSTSSSSGSHSALTCLQINLAATLAPLTWVAVALLGGSFYECAVSGSARMTKYLCGNLNSSCAIKLPQVPCNEQEAEMQDILNQLKAQSQVIGWILIAAIIIVLLVVTSIVRCCSPVSYLHLKFWEIYSQKEEQILLSQATEHATQLANENVKCFFECRNPKDCYTPSIKAWKEISALYTFNPKNQFYSLLHKYVNRKEMEMTDRLCSMEGDTAVPVLSFVDASDMASTDGM; this comes from the exons ATGGAGAAGTTCAAGGCAGTGCTGGAACTGCTGCAGAGCAAGCACCGCAGCGCCCTGGGCTATGGCTTGGTGACCCTGTTGACAGTGGGTggggagaagatcttctcccaggtGGTGTTCCAGTGTCCGTGCAACGCTACCTGGAACCTGCCCTATGGCCTGGTGTTCCTGTTGGTGCCAGCGCTCGCACTCTTTCTAATGGGCTATGCGCTGAACACGAGCACCTGGCGTCTGCTCACCggcctctgctcctggagcacgAGTTCCAGCTCCGGGTCGCACAGTGCACTGACATGCTTGCAGATCAACCTGGCCGCCACGCTCGCGCCCCTCACCTGGGTGGCGGTGGCGCTGCTAGGGGGCTCCTTCTACGAGTGTGCTGTCAGCGGTAGCGCGCGCATGACGAAGTATCTGTGCGGAAACCTCAACAGCAGCTGCGCTATCAAACTACCGCAGGTTCCCTGCAAcgaacaggaggcagagatgcaGGACATCCTGAATCAGCTCAAGGCTCAGTCTCAG GTGATAGGCTGGATTCTAATAGCGGCCATCATCATTGTACTTCTTGTTGTGACGTCTATCGTTCGATGCTGCTCTCCAGTTAGTTATCTGCACCTAAAATTCTGGGAAATATATTCTCAGAAGGAGGAGCAGATTCTTCTAAGTCAAGCTACAGAGCACGCGACCCAGTTGGCAAACGAGAATGTTAAGTGTTTCTTTGAATGCAGGAATCCGAAGGATTGCTACACCCCAAGCATTAAAGCCTGGAAGGAAATCTCGGCgctgtacacttttaatcccaagaACCAGTTCTACAGCCTGCTGCACAAGTACGTTAATAGAAAGGAAATGGAGATGACTGATCGTCTCTGCTCTATGGAAGGAGATACAGCGGTCCCTGTCCTTAGCTTTGTAGATGCCTCTGACATGGCCAGCACTGATGGGATGTGA